The proteins below are encoded in one region of Campylobacter rectus:
- the creD gene encoding cell envelope integrity protein CreD — protein MENKIINSVRGGFWTKPVIIFVLLLLLLIPLGFISSMVSDRAYVKRTAEESIMQPVGGTLRIEGVLISVPYKKQAAIYNENGVAAVSQTTEQIMIAPQSYELSTRLDPQYLKRGIFSVPVFNGEVALRAKFAPLNFEQLNIEESDVLLGEATLILGVGSKKTFTAFPALKANGQDLAQSFAPPKYSPFAQSVHYKLPANLANGGFELAGALSMQGGQSASFVPVGQDNKFDVKSSWSSPSFSGGWLPKSREVTSSGFNAQWEISGLSTSVPQAWIIDSGREMRFEGVEASFISPINNYSLIARCVTYAILFLAVPFLAIFLCEIYSRVRIHPIQYLLIGAADVLFYLLVLSFSEHISFLASYLIAAAAVCATILFYGSAIFRAHKWGVFIALVHAVSYCLLYGILQSEDYALLMGSVMIFAVIALVMYLTRKIDWYENGLNFK, from the coding sequence ATGGAAAACAAAATCATAAACAGCGTGAGGGGCGGATTTTGGACGAAGCCCGTCATTATTTTCGTCCTGCTTTTGCTGCTGCTTATCCCGCTAGGTTTCATCAGCTCGATGGTCTCTGATCGCGCCTACGTCAAGCGCACCGCCGAGGAGTCCATCATGCAACCCGTCGGCGGTACGCTTAGGATCGAGGGCGTTTTGATCTCGGTTCCGTATAAAAAGCAAGCGGCGATCTACAACGAAAACGGCGTAGCGGCGGTATCGCAGACAACCGAGCAGATCATGATAGCGCCGCAGTCTTATGAGCTATCGACCCGGCTAGATCCGCAGTATCTAAAGCGCGGTATATTTAGCGTGCCCGTTTTTAACGGCGAAGTCGCGCTGAGGGCGAAATTTGCGCCGCTAAATTTCGAGCAGCTAAATATCGAGGAAAGCGACGTTTTGCTAGGCGAGGCGACGCTGATTTTGGGCGTAGGCAGCAAAAAGACCTTTACCGCATTTCCCGCGCTAAAAGCGAACGGACAGGATCTCGCGCAGTCTTTTGCGCCGCCTAAATACTCGCCCTTTGCCCAAAGCGTCCACTACAAGCTACCCGCAAATTTAGCAAACGGCGGCTTTGAGCTAGCGGGCGCGCTATCTATGCAAGGCGGGCAGAGCGCGAGCTTCGTTCCTGTGGGGCAGGATAATAAATTTGACGTAAAATCCTCGTGGAGCTCGCCGTCTTTTAGCGGCGGCTGGCTGCCTAAATCGCGCGAAGTTACGAGCAGCGGCTTTAACGCGCAGTGGGAGATCTCGGGCCTTAGCACCAGCGTCCCGCAGGCGTGGATCATAGACAGCGGACGCGAGATGAGGTTCGAGGGCGTCGAGGCTAGCTTCATCAGCCCCATAAACAACTACTCGCTCATCGCGCGCTGCGTGACATACGCGATCTTGTTTCTAGCGGTGCCGTTTTTGGCGATATTTTTGTGCGAAATTTACAGCCGCGTCCGCATCCACCCGATCCAGTATCTACTCATCGGGGCCGCCGACGTGCTGTTTTACCTGCTCGTACTCTCGTTTTCCGAACATATCAGCTTCCTAGCCAGCTACCTCATCGCGGCCGCAGCCGTGTGCGCGACGATACTTTTCTACGGCTCGGCAATCTTTCGGGCGCACAAATGGGGCGTATTTATCGCGCTCGTACACGCGGTTAGCTACTGCTTGCTCTACGGTATCTTGCAGTCCGAGGACTACGCGCTTTTGATGGGCAGCGTGATGATATTTGCGGTGATAGCTCTGGTGATGTATCTAACCAGGAAGATAGATTGGTACGAAAACGGGCTAAATTTTAAATAA
- a CDS encoding biotin synthase, translating to MKTIMLCAICSVSSGNCSEDCGYCTQSAGTNAGIEKYKMKTAEQVVAEAKIAAANHALGFCLVTSGARLTDKKTEEIARLARAVNKEVPSLMLIACNGMATLPQLKELKSAGVFSYNHNLETSREFFPQICSTHSWDERWQTNIDAKEAGLMLCTGGIYGLGESEADRASLQASLKELDPFSSPINFFIPNDALRVKRPPMTADEALKIIDNTVRALPNARVMIAGGREKILGERQYEIFDHGVSAVVIGDYLTTKGEVASRDIAEFKARGFSFATLCH from the coding sequence ATGAAAACCATCATGTTGTGTGCTATTTGCTCGGTGAGCTCCGGTAACTGCTCCGAGGACTGCGGCTACTGCACGCAAAGCGCCGGCACAAATGCCGGTATCGAAAAATACAAAATGAAAACCGCCGAGCAAGTAGTCGCCGAGGCTAAGATCGCGGCGGCGAACCACGCGCTTGGCTTTTGTCTAGTTACCAGCGGCGCAAGACTCACGGACAAAAAGACCGAGGAGATCGCCCGCCTCGCGCGCGCCGTAAACAAAGAAGTCCCAAGCCTCATGCTAATCGCTTGCAACGGTATGGCGACGCTACCGCAGCTAAAAGAGCTAAAAAGCGCGGGCGTGTTTAGCTACAACCACAACCTCGAGACATCGCGCGAGTTTTTTCCGCAAATTTGCTCGACGCATAGCTGGGATGAGCGCTGGCAGACTAACATCGACGCCAAAGAAGCGGGGCTAATGCTCTGCACGGGCGGCATTTACGGCCTTGGCGAGAGCGAGGCCGACCGCGCGAGCCTGCAAGCTAGCCTAAAAGAGCTTGATCCATTTTCTAGCCCGATAAATTTCTTTATCCCAAACGACGCGCTACGCGTCAAACGGCCGCCTATGACAGCGGACGAGGCGCTAAAAATCATCGACAACACCGTCCGCGCGCTACCTAACGCTCGCGTGATGATAGCAGGCGGTCGCGAGAAAATTTTAGGCGAACGCCAATACGAAATCTTCGATCACGGCGTCTCCGCCGTCGTCATCGGCGACTACCTCACGACCAAGGGCGAGGTCGCCAGCCGCGATATCGCCGAGTTTAAGGCGCGCGGATTTAGCTTCGCTACGCTTTGCCACTGA
- the topA gene encoding type I DNA topoisomerase, with the protein MKSLIIVESPAKAKTIKNFLGTDYDVIASKGHIRDLPKSTFGIKIEGENFTPEYKISADHSAIVKEIKELAKNADQIYLATDEDREGEAIAYHIAEAIGKKPESLPRIVFHEITKSAIEAALKNPRTINMDSVNAQQARRLLDRIVGYKLSPLLNLKIQKGLSAGRVQSAALKIIVDREREIRDFKPIEYHSIDAVFKKDLDAELVKFEAQKIEKLTITNGDRAKFIVENLKSDKFSVREIEAKERKTEPAPPFMTSTLQQSASNRLGFSPKKTMMIAQNLYEGVQTHQGFMGAITYMRTDSLNLAKEAVAAARETIEKEYGEPYLPAKAKIYATKSKGAQEAHEAIRPTNLSFTPAIAAQYLEKDALRLYTLIYNRFLACQMSASISQTQNVFVAGAKGEFKISGRKVLFDGFYRVYGDMDKDKILPDLKIGDEMSLQSIKSSQHFTEPPSRYSEAGLVKKLESLGIGRPSTYAPTISLLTSRDYVKVEKKQLVPNEIAFTMMGVLEEHFSDIVDSEFTSNMEEKLDHVAEDKADWQKLLSDFYYPFMDKISAGKTGIKSQKVATPIGEKCPECGGELLLRKGRYGEFIACGNFPKCKYSRNIAKADQGAQEGEAAAKPKKELKKIDVPCPKCGGDIVERISRRGKFYGCANYPKCDFVSNYEPVAEKCDECGGDMIKKELKKGTFHECVKCKKKVQIGDL; encoded by the coding sequence ATGAAAAGCTTAATCATCGTGGAATCGCCCGCAAAAGCCAAAACGATAAAAAATTTCCTCGGAACCGACTACGACGTCATCGCATCAAAAGGCCACATCCGCGACCTGCCGAAAAGCACATTTGGCATCAAGATCGAGGGCGAAAATTTTACGCCCGAATACAAAATAAGCGCCGATCACTCCGCAATCGTAAAAGAGATAAAAGAGCTAGCCAAAAACGCCGACCAAATCTACCTCGCAACCGATGAGGACCGCGAAGGAGAGGCTATCGCATACCACATCGCCGAAGCCATCGGCAAAAAGCCAGAGAGCCTGCCTCGCATCGTGTTTCACGAGATCACCAAAAGCGCCATAGAGGCTGCGCTAAAAAACCCGCGCACTATAAATATGGATAGCGTAAACGCGCAGCAAGCCCGCCGCCTGCTAGACCGTATCGTGGGCTACAAGCTCTCGCCGCTGTTAAATTTAAAAATCCAAAAGGGGCTAAGTGCGGGACGCGTGCAAAGCGCCGCTCTAAAAATCATCGTAGACCGCGAGCGCGAGATTCGCGACTTTAAACCGATCGAATATCACAGCATCGACGCGGTTTTCAAAAAAGACCTTGACGCCGAGCTGGTTAAATTTGAAGCGCAAAAGATAGAAAAACTAACGATAACAAACGGCGATAGAGCTAAATTTATCGTGGAAAATCTAAAAAGCGATAAATTTAGCGTCCGCGAGATCGAAGCCAAAGAGCGCAAAACCGAGCCCGCTCCGCCGTTTATGACCTCGACGCTACAGCAAAGCGCGAGCAACCGCCTAGGCTTTAGCCCGAAAAAAACGATGATGATCGCGCAAAATTTATACGAGGGCGTGCAGACGCATCAAGGCTTTATGGGCGCGATAACGTATATGAGAACGGACAGCCTAAATCTCGCAAAAGAAGCCGTCGCAGCCGCACGCGAGACGATCGAGAAAGAGTACGGCGAGCCCTACCTGCCCGCCAAGGCTAAAATTTACGCAACCAAAAGCAAAGGCGCGCAAGAAGCCCACGAGGCGATCCGCCCGACAAACCTCAGCTTCACTCCCGCTATCGCCGCGCAATATCTAGAAAAAGACGCATTGCGCCTCTACACACTCATCTACAACCGCTTTTTGGCCTGCCAGATGAGCGCTAGCATTAGCCAGACGCAAAACGTATTCGTCGCGGGAGCAAAAGGCGAGTTTAAAATAAGCGGCCGCAAGGTGCTATTTGACGGATTTTACCGCGTTTACGGCGATATGGATAAGGATAAAATTTTGCCCGATTTAAAAATCGGCGACGAAATGAGCCTACAAAGCATCAAAAGCTCGCAGCACTTCACCGAGCCGCCGTCTCGCTACTCGGAGGCAGGGCTCGTTAAAAAGCTAGAAAGCCTAGGCATCGGGCGCCCTAGCACCTACGCGCCGACCATCTCGCTGCTAACCTCTCGCGACTACGTCAAAGTCGAGAAAAAGCAGCTCGTGCCAAACGAGATCGCCTTTACGATGATGGGCGTTTTGGAGGAGCATTTTAGCGATATAGTAGATAGCGAATTTACCTCAAATATGGAAGAAAAGCTCGACCACGTCGCCGAAGACAAAGCCGACTGGCAAAAGCTTTTGAGCGATTTTTATTATCCGTTTATGGATAAAATCTCAGCCGGCAAAACAGGCATAAAAAGCCAAAAAGTCGCCACTCCGATCGGAGAAAAATGCCCGGAGTGCGGCGGCGAACTGCTACTGCGAAAAGGACGCTATGGCGAGTTTATCGCGTGCGGAAATTTCCCTAAGTGCAAATACTCGCGCAATATCGCCAAGGCTGATCAAGGCGCGCAGGAAGGCGAAGCTGCGGCAAAGCCGAAAAAAGAGCTCAAAAAGATCGACGTACCGTGTCCAAAATGCGGCGGCGACATCGTCGAGCGCATCAGCCGCAGGGGTAAATTTTACGGCTGCGCAAACTACCCTAAATGCGACTTCGTCTCAAACTACGAGCCGGTCGCCGAAAAATGCGACGAATGCGGCGGCGATATGATCAAAAAAGAGCTCAAAAAAGGGACGTTTCACGAGTGCGTGAAGTGTAAGAAAAAGGTACAAATCGGAGATTTGTAA
- a CDS encoding cation:proton antiporter: MQANGLNILIALAFIIFTSPYFSKILRIPIAPVEIILGSLAGYFGFIGHNEMFKIVSEVGFFYLMFLAGTEVDLKLFFTIDKKILKTGVIYLALLYLLSTLLTFSFDLNRLFILIVPLMAVGMIFTLFKEYGKNEEWLNIGMLIASIGEVVSITLLTFVGAYMKFGAGSELAFSIIYLSGFLAAAVIGYKALNVLFWWYPQLRVILMPHYDNSEKDIRLCMALFFGIIALMLYLNLEIAFGAFVAGTFIATFFDHKKDLPHKLASFGFGFLVPTFFVHIGSTFKLSAFMIDGVVRDAALITGVMIGFRLAAGTVFLNILGLKNTVLFALSHSMPLTLLIAVATIAYKSGGINENFYFSFILASLTQAIIVTISIKILMSVKSNLQRS, from the coding sequence TTGCAGGCAAACGGGCTAAATATCCTCATCGCGCTAGCTTTTATCATCTTTACGTCGCCGTATTTTTCTAAAATTTTACGCATTCCTATCGCGCCCGTGGAGATTATTTTGGGCTCGCTGGCGGGGTATTTCGGCTTTATCGGGCACAACGAAATGTTTAAAATCGTTAGCGAAGTCGGGTTTTTCTACCTCATGTTTTTAGCGGGCACGGAGGTCGATCTCAAGTTATTTTTCACGATAGATAAAAAGATCCTAAAAACGGGCGTCATCTATCTGGCGCTACTCTACTTGCTCTCGACGCTGCTGACGTTTTCGTTTGATCTAAACCGCCTTTTTATCCTCATCGTGCCGCTGATGGCCGTAGGTATGATATTTACGCTATTTAAGGAGTACGGCAAAAACGAGGAGTGGCTAAACATCGGCATGCTTATCGCCTCGATCGGCGAGGTCGTGAGCATCACGCTGCTAACCTTCGTCGGCGCGTATATGAAATTTGGCGCCGGTAGCGAGCTGGCGTTTTCGATCATATATCTTAGCGGATTTTTAGCCGCGGCGGTGATCGGATATAAGGCGCTAAACGTGCTGTTTTGGTGGTATCCGCAGCTACGCGTCATCCTGATGCCCCACTACGACAACTCCGAAAAAGACATCCGCCTATGTATGGCGCTGTTTTTCGGCATCATCGCGCTTATGCTTTATCTAAATTTAGAAATAGCGTTCGGCGCGTTTGTGGCGGGGACCTTTATCGCGACGTTTTTCGATCACAAAAAAGACCTCCCGCATAAGCTTGCTAGCTTCGGTTTCGGCTTTTTAGTACCGACCTTTTTTGTGCATATCGGCTCTACGTTTAAGCTTAGCGCCTTTATGATAGACGGAGTCGTGCGCGACGCGGCGCTGATAACGGGCGTTATGATAGGCTTTAGACTAGCAGCCGGCACAGTGTTTTTAAACATCCTAGGGCTAAAAAACACCGTCCTTTTCGCGCTCTCGCACTCGATGCCGCTAACGCTTCTCATCGCCGTTGCTACCATAGCCTACAAATCAGGCGGCATAAATGAAAATTTTTACTTCTCTTTCATACTAGCGAGCCTAACTCAGGCTATAATAGTCACGATAAGTATTAAAATTTTAATGAGCGTAAAATCAAATTTACAAAGGAGCTAA
- a CDS encoding type II toxin-antitoxin system YafQ family toxin, whose product MYEIFLSSEFKKDAKKLSKNDLNLVGEILDRLASGEKLEPKHKDHPLVGNFKGCRECHIKPDLLLVYKKVDEILVINALRISNHSKIFK is encoded by the coding sequence ATGTATGAGATTTTTCTCTCAAGCGAATTTAAAAAAGACGCTAAAAAACTAAGCAAAAACGATTTAAATCTCGTGGGCGAAATTTTAGACAGACTTGCAAGCGGTGAGAAACTGGAGCCAAAGCACAAAGATCATCCTCTGGTAGGAAATTTCAAGGGATGCAGAGAGTGTCACATAAAACCTGATTTGCTTTTAGTGTATAAAAAAGTCGATGAAATTTTAGTTATAAATGCTTTGCGAATAAGCAATCATAGCAAAATTTTCAAATAA
- a CDS encoding DKNYY domain-containing protein: protein MKKADNLSRFDKKALKLLFAVLFVPLFVSLVFIYELSVYDRSRELPADAQRIGRSDYYNIGGKIYLRSWNLAPYELEGGADAASFRALDTGRYSYTNVGMDTSSVFCGARKMLGLDPARTQKIGSRYYSDGRVSYFCSDVTQRTGGAISYIYKVFFHAFGLSKWPQEYNYPYARLDTSAPISPLTESPYVATDGERVFYEGKILAGADVKNLKQIRLKTVYEDGSDSPAHFRPVDRWLSDGRSVYADGERLNFTPSERMYLVESNAGIEFLYDPKAGAVLMNGERFDHANEPYTPLNFQSGHQEYMLFASKNGIFYLSKDKILNRPRGSGAEGWLKDAFWYVYYKFGADGSRLSALKRAGDNPFKGAVRQISERLFKDDAGFYYLNFYSHSVYVTGRSGRHLDKRTNVIELRKITLDVHDDEVMAQIADEAARNPEMSQPIFTAQDVEYENGAAFYMYCLAAVLLLGAWVYSYLKKRSLRRG from the coding sequence GTTTTTATCTATGAGCTATCGGTATATGACCGCTCGCGCGAGCTGCCTGCGGACGCGCAAAGGATCGGCCGCAGTGATTACTACAACATCGGCGGCAAAATTTATCTACGCTCTTGGAACCTCGCTCCTTACGAGCTAGAGGGCGGCGCGGACGCGGCGAGCTTTCGCGCGCTTGATACCGGCAGATACTCCTACACAAACGTCGGCATGGACACTAGTAGCGTATTTTGCGGCGCTCGCAAGATGTTGGGGCTGGATCCAGCGCGCACGCAAAAGATCGGCTCTCGCTACTACAGCGACGGACGCGTTAGCTACTTCTGCTCGGACGTCACGCAGCGCACGGGCGGCGCGATAAGCTACATTTACAAAGTATTTTTCCATGCGTTTGGGCTCTCCAAATGGCCGCAGGAGTACAACTACCCCTACGCGAGACTTGATACTAGCGCGCCTATCTCGCCGCTGACGGAGAGCCCTTACGTCGCCACGGACGGCGAGCGGGTATTTTACGAGGGTAAAATTTTAGCGGGTGCCGACGTAAAAAATTTAAAGCAGATAAGGCTAAAAACGGTATACGAAGACGGCTCTGATTCGCCCGCGCACTTTCGCCCGGTCGATCGGTGGCTAAGCGACGGACGCAGCGTTTATGCGGACGGCGAGAGGCTAAATTTCACGCCTAGCGAGCGGATGTATCTCGTGGAGTCAAACGCCGGCATAGAGTTTCTTTACGATCCGAAGGCGGGCGCGGTGCTGATGAACGGCGAGAGATTTGATCACGCAAACGAGCCATATACGCCGCTAAATTTTCAGAGCGGACATCAAGAATACATGCTGTTTGCGAGCAAAAACGGCATATTTTATCTAAGCAAGGATAAAATTTTAAATCGACCGCGCGGTAGCGGCGCCGAGGGCTGGCTCAAAGACGCGTTTTGGTACGTGTATTATAAATTTGGCGCAGACGGCAGCCGGCTAAGCGCGCTAAAAAGGGCGGGCGATAATCCGTTTAAAGGCGCCGTGCGGCAGATCTCGGAAAGGCTTTTTAAGGACGATGCGGGATTTTATTATCTAAATTTTTACTCGCATAGCGTTTACGTCACGGGTCGCAGCGGCAGGCATCTGGATAAGCGGACGAATGTCATCGAGCTGCGAAAGATCACGCTTGACGTGCATGATGATGAGGTGATGGCGCAGATCGCGGACGAGGCGGCGCGAAACCCAGAGATGTCGCAGCCCATCTTTACCGCGCAGGACGTGGAGTATGAAAACGGCGCGGCCTTTTATATGTATTGCCTCGCGGCGGTTTTGTTGCTCGGAGCTTGGGTTTATAGCTATCTTAAAAAGCGTAGCTTGCGACGCGGTTAA
- a CDS encoding citrate synthase gives MSDTVTLTDNRNGKSYDFPILRGTMGPDVIDISTFFSDTGMFTFDRGYTSTAMCKSTITYIDGLKGELMYRGYDIAYLAENKTFIDVAYLLLNRELPNEQQYDAFKLELKKRSFIHEGMMKLFDAFPDKAHPMAILQAAVSALSAFYSDHLNMDKPEEYHEMAMRIIAKIPTIAAFSYRFSRGLPIIYPNLDRGFTENFLYMMRSYPYEHVNLRPIEVKALDTVFMLHADHEQNASTTTVRTVGSTHAHPYACIAAGIGALWGWAHGGANEGVIRQLEQIGSVENVDKYIARAKDKNDPFRLLGFGHRVYKNFDPRAKVLKKMRDRLMNEIGINSKLIEIANRIEEIALNDEYFVSRNLYPNVDFHSGLILKALGIPNDMFAVIFVIGRIPGWISQWIELKEQESIKIVRPRQLYVGETNRTPK, from the coding sequence ATGAGCGATACGGTTACGCTAACCGACAACAGAAACGGCAAAAGCTACGACTTCCCGATACTTCGCGGCACGATGGGGCCCGACGTCATCGATATCTCGACCTTTTTTAGCGATACGGGGATGTTTACGTTTGACCGCGGCTACACCTCGACGGCGATGTGCAAGAGCACGATAACCTACATAGACGGACTAAAAGGCGAGCTGATGTACCGCGGCTACGACATCGCCTACCTCGCAGAAAACAAGACATTTATCGACGTGGCGTATCTGCTGCTAAACAGAGAGCTACCAAACGAACAGCAATACGATGCCTTTAAACTCGAGCTTAAAAAGCGCAGCTTCATCCACGAGGGTATGATGAAGCTCTTTGACGCATTTCCGGACAAGGCGCACCCGATGGCGATCCTGCAGGCGGCGGTCTCGGCACTCTCGGCATTTTACTCCGATCACCTAAATATGGACAAGCCCGAGGAGTATCACGAAATGGCGATGCGAATAATCGCCAAGATCCCGACCATAGCGGCGTTTTCTTATAGATTTTCGCGCGGACTGCCGATCATTTATCCAAATTTGGACCGCGGCTTTACGGAAAATTTCCTCTATATGATGAGGAGCTACCCGTATGAGCACGTAAATTTGCGCCCGATCGAGGTCAAGGCGCTTGATACGGTCTTTATGCTGCACGCCGACCACGAGCAAAACGCCTCTACGACGACCGTGCGCACGGTAGGCTCGACGCACGCGCACCCGTATGCGTGTATCGCCGCGGGTATCGGAGCGCTTTGGGGCTGGGCTCACGGCGGTGCCAACGAAGGCGTCATCCGCCAGCTAGAGCAGATCGGCTCAGTCGAAAACGTCGATAAATACATCGCCCGCGCCAAAGATAAAAACGATCCGTTTAGACTGCTGGGATTTGGCCACCGCGTGTATAAAAACTTCGACCCGCGCGCTAAAGTGCTAAAAAAGATGCGCGACCGCCTGATGAACGAGATCGGCATCAACTCCAAGCTCATCGAGATCGCCAACCGTATCGAGGAGATCGCGCTAAACGACGAGTATTTCGTCTCACGCAACCTCTACCCGAACGTCGATTTTCACTCCGGGCTCATCCTGAAGGCGCTAGGAATTCCAAACGATATGTTCGCGGTTATTTTCGTCATCGGCAGGATACCGGGCTGGATCAGCCAGTGGATAGAGCTAAAAGAGCAGGAGAGTATAAAGATCGTGAGGCCGAGGCAGCTATACGTCGGAGAGACGAACAGAACGCCGAAATAA
- a CDS encoding 3'(2'),5'-bisphosphate nucleotidase CysQ family protein, with amino-acid sequence MQNLNELLCLAKLAAVKAGDEIMKFYAHKGFDDEILAARSTLPESARSQNCRDFEVNLKTDHSPVTSADLAANAAIFETLKSSQIQICSEEKILGESARMFWLIDPLDGTKDFIEGSGEFCVCIALIEDGRPVLGVIYVPVTGEIYSAAKGERTQKELYKNGAFIPQILAAREYAPQTIISGKRGKNVTAGKLATALNFDIARLSSAIKYCRIAENLAGAYMRYSPSSIWDNAAGEMIAAGTGAKMIDLATLKAPIYDEASLKNNKFIVIAKDFLAREVEILRAIRELNL; translated from the coding sequence ATGCAAAATTTAAACGAATTATTGTGTCTAGCCAAGCTTGCGGCCGTAAAAGCAGGCGACGAGATAATGAAATTTTACGCCCACAAGGGCTTTGACGACGAGATTTTAGCAGCTCGTTCGACTTTACCAGAAAGTGCACGCAGCCAAAACTGCCGGGATTTCGAGGTAAATTTAAAAACCGATCATTCGCCAGTAACCTCGGCCGATCTCGCGGCAAACGCTGCGATATTTGAAACGCTAAAAAGCTCACAGATCCAAATTTGCTCGGAGGAAAAGATTTTGGGCGAGTCCGCGCGGATGTTTTGGCTCATCGATCCGCTAGACGGCACGAAGGATTTTATCGAGGGTAGCGGCGAGTTTTGCGTCTGCATCGCGCTCATAGAGGACGGACGCCCGGTTCTTGGCGTTATTTACGTGCCCGTTACCGGCGAAATTTATAGCGCGGCAAAAGGCGAACGAACGCAAAAAGAGCTTTATAAAAACGGCGCGTTTATCCCGCAAATTTTAGCCGCAAGAGAGTATGCGCCGCAAACGATAATCAGCGGCAAACGCGGCAAAAACGTAACGGCCGGCAAGCTCGCGACCGCCCTAAACTTTGACATCGCGCGGCTAAGCTCGGCGATCAAATACTGCCGCATCGCCGAAAATCTCGCGGGCGCCTATATGCGCTACTCGCCAAGCTCTATCTGGGACAATGCCGCTGGCGAGATGATCGCTGCGGGCACGGGCGCAAAGATGATCGATCTAGCGACGCTTAAAGCCCCGATCTACGACGAAGCCTCGCTAAAAAATAACAAATTTATCGTCATCGCAAAGGATTTTCTAGCCCGCGAGGTTGAAATTTTACGAGCGATAAGAGAGCTAAATTTATAA
- the tsaD gene encoding tRNA (adenosine(37)-N6)-threonylcarbamoyltransferase complex transferase subunit TsaD, protein MILGIESSCDDSSVALLDIETLELKFHKKISQDAEHCAFGGVVPELAARLHTAALPKILEQIKAELPRVKAVAVTNEPGLSVSLVGGVAMAKALASSLRVPLIAVNHLAGHVYSLFLSQEARLPAGVLLVSGGHTMVLDIGADGAVGVLAATMDDSFGESFDKVAKMLGLGYPGGVAVEKAAQSGREKFKFTVPLLGDARTAYSFSGLKNQVRVETEKLAASANLGAQEIADICFAFENTACKHILNKLEKIFAQRKFERFGVVGGASANLNLRSRLQALCEKHGCELICAPLEFCSDNAVMIARAGREKYLRSEFAGLDLQASPRSELTRI, encoded by the coding sequence CTGATTTTGGGCATAGAAAGCAGCTGCGACGACAGCTCGGTAGCGCTGCTCGATATAGAAACGCTTGAGCTAAAATTTCACAAAAAAATCTCGCAAGATGCCGAGCACTGCGCATTTGGCGGGGTGGTACCGGAGCTTGCCGCCAGGCTTCACACCGCCGCGCTGCCTAAAATTTTAGAGCAGATCAAAGCAGAACTGCCCCGCGTAAAAGCCGTCGCCGTCACGAATGAGCCCGGGCTCTCCGTGAGCCTAGTGGGCGGCGTCGCGATGGCAAAGGCGCTCGCCTCGTCGCTGCGCGTGCCGCTAATTGCCGTAAATCATCTCGCGGGGCACGTGTATTCGCTATTTTTGTCGCAGGAGGCGCGGCTGCCTGCGGGCGTGCTGCTGGTTAGCGGCGGGCACACGATGGTGCTAGATATCGGCGCGGACGGGGCTGTCGGCGTGCTGGCTGCCACGATGGACGATAGCTTCGGCGAGAGCTTTGATAAGGTCGCAAAGATGCTGGGGCTTGGGTATCCGGGCGGCGTAGCGGTCGAAAAGGCGGCACAGAGTGGGCGCGAGAAGTTTAAATTTACCGTGCCGCTACTTGGCGACGCACGCACGGCGTATAGCTTTTCGGGGCTAAAAAATCAGGTCCGCGTCGAAACCGAAAAGCTCGCCGCAAGCGCAAATCTCGGCGCTCAGGAGATCGCGGATATCTGCTTCGCCTTTGAAAATACCGCCTGTAAGCATATCTTAAACAAGCTAGAAAAGATATTTGCCCAGCGTAAATTTGAGCGTTTCGGCGTCGTGGGCGGAGCAAGCGCGAATCTAAATCTGCGCTCCCGCTTGCAGGCTCTGTGCGAGAAGCACGGCTGCGAGCTCATCTGTGCGCCGCTGGAGTTTTGCTCCGATAATGCCGTGATGATCGCTCGCGCGGGACGCGAAAAATACCTGCGCAGCGAGTTTGCGGGGCTTGATCTGCAGGCAAGTCCTAGAAGCGAGCTAACGAGGATTTAG